The genomic stretch ttgtaTGAATTGTAACTTatacattgtattttaatttaaatgcatacctacttactaatatttataaatgtaaacaCGTGTTTGTTTTAACTTCCGTTACTTTAAAACAGCTGAATCgatttctatataatatagaaagttgaaaactttaataataGTACAGAAAACAgataattactatattatatttataaactcaCAGTGCGATCTCTCGGCGAGGTGCTAAGTACGGAAGAGCGTGAGCTTCGTGAGCGTGGAGTGCTACGTTTGACAGCACTCTTCTTGGCCACGAACGACGCCGAGCGACGGCCGCCTGACTTAGGGCTCGTGGACTGAGCCGCCGCCGGCTTGGGACTCGGCGGCTTGGGCGTCACTGGCTTAGGGCTCTCCGACTTTGTAGGACTCGGCGTCTTCGGACCGGCTAGCTTTGACTTCGGCGTGTGACCAGTCATCAACAGTATCGCTGCTTGTTTTGTGTGATCtgtaaaacaacatttgaaaatatactttttgtaaatgttatgtTTCAAAATAGCTAATCAGCGTCAATCATAATGTAGAGTTGAAATAGCAAGCAAACCTAAGTAAAATGCATAGTAGTCTAActtatgtgtaaaaattgcGTCAGTGATTGAGTTGCAGTCGCGTAATATCAAATAGCGTAATAAGACGATTCAAATCTCCGCGGCAAAAGACTTATTACAATCTCAGTGGCTAGACGTATAATTAAAATTCGCtccataaaataaatgcataagCTGCAGTGATGTCACTGAATGACGTTATACAAACTGACTCACTATCTTAACTTAAAATTACCAATACGAGTTTTatatttcgttttaataaaaatacaatacctggacaattttgtgtaaaataaataagtaattgtagTCAAAATGTTGCAAAATGTAGTTAGTAGCAAGCTGTGATAACAGATCGTTGACATTGGCAATAGTTCCGTGTAGTGCGGTATGCGCCTGCAGCCAGTGTGAATATATGATAATGAGTGAGACGCTCGGCGGTGGGAGGACTACTGCGATAAAAGGTAGCGCGACGCGAGGTCGACTGCACTTATATACAgccttgctcataagtattaggcaccctataatTTTGAGTCTTATGAATAATTAGGTTGAAAAATGAAACgaatttggtaataaatatacatttattaataaataattataaaatatactaatatttcgTGTGTCTGCCCTTCGCTTTGATCACTGCAGCAATCCTGCTAGGCAGGCTACGTACAAGCTTCTTGCATTCATCTGCAGTGATGGCATCCCACTCTTCCATTAAAGCGTTTTTTAACGCCGATTTTGATGTTATGGTGTGCTCACGCATCTTGCGCTTTAATATACCCTAAAGTTGCTCAATGGGGTTGAGATCTGGAGACTGCGCCGGCCAATCTAGCAAGTCAATGTTGTTCTCTCGGAACCAACGCATTGTGACTGCCGATTTGTGACAGGGAGCATTATCCTGCTGGAATTTTACACCATTTAAGTTTGTGTCGCCAAAAATGCGGGTCATAGAAGGCATCAACGCGCTTTccagtacatttatgtacttttggcTGTTCGTACGACCTTCACAAACGAACATTTCGCCCACTCCATCGGCAGACATGCAGCCCCAGATCATAATGCTCCCGCCTCCGTGTTTGGCGGTAGGTACCACACAACTTGGGTGGTATTCTTCACCGACACGCCGTCGCACTAAAACTACACCAGGCGTtccaaaaatctgaaaaattaccgaaataaacttgatttaaaatttgtcatattttttctaaaattaaactgttgaaAGCGAAATGCGTGttgatatttaacattaatgatataaaacttacCTCAAAGTTAGATTCATCGGACCACACAACATTGGACCAATCTTCTTCAGTTAAATGTTGGTGTCTCAGAGCCCATTCTAAGCGGCTCTTTACGTTGCTGGCGGAGAGCAATGGCTTCTTCCACGCTTTGCAGCCTTTTAAACCAGCTTTCGCAAGTCTTCTTCTTACTGTTGGAGCACTGATTAATCTTCCAATAGTCTCTGAAAGATCTGCAGCGAGCTCAGAAGAAGTTTTTTTGCGATTTCTGAGGGAATTACAAATAAGTAATCGGTCTTGTCACGCTGTTGTCTTATAGTTTCTACCTGTTCTCGGTTTGTCCGCGTGAGAACCAGTCTCGGCAAACCTTTTGATAGCAGTTTGCACTGCACAGCGAGAACACTTCACCATTCTGGAAATCTCTATCTGAGACTTGCCTTGTTCATGTAGAGTTTGAATTTTTATCCGATTTTCCTCACTCACTTGAGATAATTTAGGCATTTCGTAAAATAGACTGTAtcttatttacaaataagtcGCAAATAATAGCCTCTTGACACTACGAGTAATGAAAGAAGactgatacaaaaaataaaattatttgaaaaaatgacataattgACAAAATATCGACCAGATGTTTTATGACACCTTAGAATTCGCAatcctttgtttaaaatttcctaTTGATAACGCCGCCTAGCATATTGATAAAAGGATTcgtcaatttttaaatactgaatgAGTTGCACGTGTTTtatgggggtgcctaatacttatgagcaaggctgtattttattaactaaactTACTGTTTAGATACCTCGCtgatattatactttttattagtCAGTTAAACAGTTTTGACGACAGTCTACGACCACACGTAGTGAATAATGGCTTTAGCGATAGAAATATAAACATAGATTGTACTTTTCGACACcacttaaaaacaatatattgctcttattttttaaacttttgtgttTGAGTAACTACAAGAACGTTtagcaaaattaattttaataatagtaaatagtgCTACATGTTTTCATCACGCGGCAATTAGCTATTTACGATACAATGACAAAGTAGGCATGTCATGATAGAATAAGAGCATTCCATGACctcgaatttattttaaaacgagtGTAGTCATCGAACTAAATTATGCAGTCTTTTAGATCAAGATTAATGTGTTATTCTTCTGAAAATCTGATATCATTCTCATACAAAGTATTCGACAAGTTCACGAGCGTGGGTGTATGTCTATCGACagatatgattttatattttgttcaaataacaCGATATCGAACGATAGAAAGCTTAGGCAGAGGAGTATGAAATACGACTATACTTTaccataatataaattagaaaaaaccaATAGCGCTtcgcccgacccgggaatcgaatccgataCCCCGTGATCGGCATTCATAAATACTATCACGCAGACTGCATCCGCGCTTTCGATCTCAGAAACCAATAATCCAATACAAAAATCACTCACCAATCTTCAGAGGCGCCTCAATTTTGGTGACGTTCATTTTCTGCGCGCTCTGCGCTCGCTTCAGCACCGTGAGTCGCAGCGGCGTGCTCTTCTTGGCCGACGCGGCGCTGCGGCGCGGCGGCCTCGCGGACTTGCGCGGACTGGACTTGCGCGACTCTATCCACAGCGTGGCCTTAGTGGTGCTGTGCAGGCTGCTGGACGCCGTCTTAGGACTGGCGCGCGACCACGACTTGCGCTTCGTGTCTTCCGTGAGGGACGTGTCCAGCTCGCTCTTTGTTGATCGCGGACGCTTGTTCGCTTGTATGGGAGTGCGTGGCGCTGGTTTATCTGAAATGTTATAAGTGCTGTACCTTTGGTAtcttagatataatattttttacataataggtacatacataggatttatatatatatttatattatatattataggaGGTAATCTTACCATTTTGATCAGTAGTATCTCTTCTCTGTGGCTGAACGATAGCCACCTGCTTGCCGCCAGCGCttgctataattatattattgtattacattaCATACGGAGCAGTTATTtcgacaaaaataaatgaaattaggTTGTTTGTAACTACATTTTCAAGTCATACAAAATGTGTGAGGGAATCAAACCCAGGCCAATGCAACATTTATACATCACTTAAATGAAATGAAGGAATATGCATAACTTTCAACTCTCTATACACCTACAACATCAAAATGGGTAACTACAACATTTCTAGCATCTAAATGTATTCAAATGTTGTCATTGTTTATTCAAATGTTGTTACAATTCATAATAGTGTTAGACAGAGCGAGGTATACGGACCCGGCATGGAGGCGCGGTGAGACATCTCGATGGCGAGCTGCAGCGCGCGCTCGCGCTTGACGGCGGGCGCGGGGCCCgagccgcgccgcgccgcccgcccctTGCGCCGCGCCACGTACAGCGCTGCCGGAACAACTTACGTTACTTACAACGATACACTCGTTCACATGCGGTTTATATTAACacattttctgttttatttattgtacacaGAGAAGAGCGGATTGATGCATGCTATCAATGATGCTAAAACACTACGGACTCTAGCATGTTTAATAGTTTCAGTGACAGTTTAAAATACTCAATCGTATTGTGTATGTTGTTCATGGACTGTTATGTCTCTTCCATTTGTGTCTCTTACAGCATATAAAAGTAGTGTGTGACGTTTACCAGGCTGCGGCGACTGTATGCGTCGCACGCTGGGCTCGGCGTAGTCCCAGCGCAGCTGTCGTCCGCCGATGCTGATGACGTCACCGTGCCGCAGCGCCGCCACGCTCACTGGACGCCCGTTCACCAATGTCTCCCCCTCACACACATTTCTGACCACCGTCTACAACAcagaataataatgttaataaaactataactgtaGATTAATAATGGAATCATTTTGATCTGCTAATAAATTCTGTATGCAACATTAAATTGATGGGAGCTAGTAacaatgttaatatctttaccaGTTCATTCATTAAACATATTAATGAGACCTAAATATGAAATGCAAAAGCATGATGATCCAACATTTAGGTAGTGTGTATAATGAAGGCCTTTTATTAGGGCATATGAACTATAAAGGCACTGCAACAAGTATTACAAATGTTAGTATAGCTGGTAATGAACTCACCTGGTTAGCGTGCACAGCTACAGTAGCATGGTGTGGGTTGACAGTGTCCAGCATAAAGCGTATGTCACAAGCATGGTCACTACCGAGTGTGACGAGCCCCTCCGACAGAGGGAAGCGCTTAACATCGCGACCCAAGCGGTCCAGCACTACTAGCTGACCGCCTGACATCTCTGATCAACATAAAATTACTACTTTCAATACATAAAGCTATGAAACTGGTAATGATGGTACTTAAACTATGATTTGAtactataaaatagttttatccTGGCTGATTTGCCCAactatgcaggactttgtttatagtggccaagtgtgtgcactatacacactctctattcctttattCTCAAAGTCTAGTGGGACGGCTAAGCCGACACGACCAGGGAGAGGagaggcgcaggaccgacgacTTTACGTGTTTTCCGAGGCACAGAGGTCTACGACCTTCTTGACTTCCCAACTCAGGAGCACCTCTGaggatttttttacagaatactcaaaaaataaattgtaacgagccgggattcgaacccgagacctcttgcgtgGCAGCGAATACACAATCGACctcaccacagaggcagtcttgACTTGATACCAGACAACCTAACTTAGCCAGTTTTAGAGAATTGCTGTTCACTATCTTACCAAAGCCTTGGATTTATCATCCATAGCTCCTAACATGTAATAGTGTCATTCaactgtacataaaataaaaatagactacGCGCCTAGTGAATATTTTATGCAACAGGTTGAACATAATAATGACAATAGgcaagtaaaatgtatttttgcttGAAGCTTGAAAGAACTGATCAAATTAGTGAGTTTCATCTACTAGCAAATTTCGTCTAGTACTAATTAGTGATATAAccctaataaattttaataaccaAAAAACATGTCATACAATTAATTGTTGATTAAATAAGACTCACAATACTCTGATACAAATGTCACAACagaaatttttaaaacatatctGACTGCAGGAAATGCTGAAACCATTTCTGAACGAAAATATATATGGTGGATTGTGGATGGCATCATGACAGCCCAACCGTTTCCCGCCATCCAATCCCTGGAGGTTTTATGGCGTAATAATGGATTATTTGCTTACCAAtgtacatatttctaatatgCCACTATATggttcacataaatatttacaagaaaaGCCTATAAGTCAAAACGATTACAAAAGTAAACCAAAAGAGAGCAATGGTACCGGTTACGCTTCTATGTAATAAACTCACCGAAGTCAAATTCCTCACACAGATTTGGCCAATATTCAACTCATAATCAGTCATGCAACACGAGAAGAATTCAATCACTAAGCATTTAACATAAAATcactatattttacaaataaaatgcaaCAATAACACAATCACCAACAACGACAAACACGAACACAAATAATGGCGTCCATTCGTCGAGAAGCGCGTGTCAAAAGCAATAGTGATGCAACGCTACCGTCCAACATTCATAAAAACTTACTAAAATTcgatacataatataatttcaccTTTATTGGTTTATCacgtttttggaaaaaaaactaGAGcctaatttttttaattctgatCACAATACAAAGGTAATTGCTTCATAACTTTCTTACTAATCTACCTACCTATTACTTTAAAAGGTTAGGTTAATATTATCTGTGTTAGCAAACGCCATTTTCTATTGGCGAACCGAATTCACATTGCAGTGCTTTTTGGGCTTGAAAGCGCTATATTTTTGTTGGAGTTGTTTACCtttcaatttcaaaacattGAATACGAAACTTGTATTTTAACATGGATATAAACAATCCTCACAACCAAAGCTACTGGTTTGTCCTCAGGGAAGACCAAAGCAATGTCATATTCAGCAGCAATAACTTTACCATACAAAATCCACAAAGTAAGTTGATAATAAACACTTATTACAAAGTTCTTGAAAATAATACTGATCAGCTACTTGCCGTATTAAATGGTGAATAAATAAGTACGACTAGGATTTCGATTCGAAAATTTAatcttatagtaaaactgtttttaaagttttgacaTCAACTTTGAATAGAAATAAACTTGCCTACTTCAACCACAATCGTGCTACGTAAATAACTCAgataagaaaacatattttcatcttatcctaaaatatttattatttatgacatGGATTACTCAAGAagttaataatgtttgtaagcatcacaaaaaaatctagtccatttattattattgagtgTATAAAACAGgttataatatgttgttattaTCTAGTTACAGGGCAAGAGGCAAGATATATTGTAGACACAGGAGATAGACAATATATACAAATTAATGAAGCTCCAGTAGTTGTTCAAGAAACTGTCTCTGATACTTgtgataaagaaataattaaaaccaaAGATGAAGACAACTTCTGGGATAGAAATAAAGTAAGATTACTGCTTACATTATGTTTAGAGCATAGATTTAAAAATGTTGCCAAAGATAAATCACTGTGGAATGAAATTGCAGTCCACTTGGGCACTAATGCTGATGAGTGCAGTAGGAAGTACAGGAACCTCAGGAGAACATACATAAGACTATTGAAGAAGAAAAGATTAGGGAAGGATATTAAGTGGGTACATTATAACACTTGTGAGGAAGTGTTCAAGGAATGCAAGTCCCTGCCACCTTCTGTGCTGGAGCCCTGGGAAGAACACAAAGTCAGGAGACTACTCACTCTCTATATAGAAAATTTAAACAAGTTTAGAAGTCCTGACTGCTTGCAGAAAGATATTTGGAAGGATATAGCTACTCAACTAGAGACCACAGAATACAACTGTTATCATAAATTTAAGAATTTGAAAAGAGGGTACTTTAATTGGAAAGAAAAAAGTAGAGGAACTGGAAAGCCAATAAAGTGGctttatcatcattattttgaaagaatattttacaattacaatcCTAGTATTGGCCCAtgggataaaaataaaacaagattgtTAATAGATGCATACATGCAACTGGCTGACAGGTTTAAAAACCCTAGGTTTCAAAAGAAAGAGTTATGGAAAGAGATATCAGCATCTGTTGGAGAAGAGCCCAGTGATTGTGACAAAAAATTTCGTAATTTGAAACAAACTTACATCAGACTTAAAATGAGGGAAGATACAGGCAGGTGCATCACAAAATGGCGATACTACAAGGACTTTGAAGCTATATATGGTGCACCAACTTGTCACAGCAGTACTGATGCTGGGACTAACAAGCTTGCATCTAAAGCTCAAGAGCAAGACTATGTCAAACAGCTTCTAGctttttatgtagaaaataaagAGAGATTCAAGGACCCTCTGGTTAAGAAGAAAAACGTATGGCGAATGATTGCGCCTAGAATAGGTTTATCGACGGAAGAATGCGATCGAAAATTtcgtaatttaaaacaaacatatctCAGGTTGGCAGAGAAAAAGAAGGAAACTGGAAACACCAACAAAAGCAACTGGCCATACTACTCATATTTTGAGAAGATATTTGATGAGCATTCACCTTCAGGAAACACATGCAGTCATATTGGCATTGACAACATTACAATGAATGAAATAAAGAGAGTAGTACAAGAAGTACAGCACAGGAAGGAGAATGATAAATTTGAAATGCTTGTTCGCTCTGTGGAGGAGTCTAATAACATACAAAGAGAAAGAAATAGAATACTGCAGGCTCTGTTGGACAGCAAATGATACTTGATGGGTGATAAATAAAAGATACAAGTATGTTTAGAAATGCTTTTACTTTATTGTTACCGTTCTTATGCttttataatgtatatgtaCAAACAAACTATAATAGATTATCAGTTTTTCATTCAGAAATGAGAAATCATTAGCAAATTCAATTACATGTCGACCAGTAGCTACTCCATACAAAATGATCAATGTCTTAAAGTACACTGATTATGCTTAATTGtcttaacttaaaaatacatctGTGAATTTaagacttattttaatattaaatttgacaTCCATAACACTATACCACAGTAAGGAATGGAAATTtagtttagaaaaaaacaatacaaaaaatataagtgaagAAATCACACTCGATCGTCGGTAACCACTCGGGATCGGATCGATAAGTCTGCAGATACCTCGACCAGTAAGTAACTATCACGAACATATACTCACACTGGCACTCACCCATTCACGCTCGAGTCGATACAACGCTAACCTAGACTGAATTACCACACTATGCAGTTACAACTAAGGAGGCCGGCCGACcgcgcccgcgcgccgcccgctACCACGCGCACTTCACTGCCTGTGTGCTGCGAGTTTCGTCTACGAACTGTCCCAAATTACACTAGGTAAACAATACCTAAACCGTTATGATCGAGTATGTAGTCAGTCTTAAATGGAATTGGTCTATCTGACTCGTGGTAGAGGCGCGCGTGagcgggcggcggcgggcggggcCGGCGAGACGTCGCGGCCCCTTCACTTCTTGGCGTTCTTCTTAGGCGATGGAGCCTTGCCTTTGGCGTTGTTTGACATTTTTGCCTTCTTGCCTTTAGGCTCACCCTCCTCATCATCTTCATCCTGCAAATGCAAATAGTGTGTAATGCAGTGCCCATctctgaaagaatattttaatctgATATTCTATCTAGCAAAAAAGACGGCCGTTTTTGTCAAGTACAGCCATGAATAAACACATCATGCACGTCGGATTTTGTCGTAAACAGTAGTATATTCACAGCTATCAGAAGGTAAAGGGACATTGAATGAGTACAGAAAACCAACAGCCAATAATAGATTGTGATGTtttcatcaaaaacaaataattttgacacaAGAGTGTGAGCACCCAGTCTTATGAAAAATGGcagtcataatatttataacaactcGAAAATGTGTTGTTGTTTGATGATTGATAAGTAGTTCAGACTGTCATTGTTAAACAGATCTGGGTTACAGGTCCTTTTCCCTCTGTTGAGCATGTTTGGAACCCGTCACatagtaattttgtattagATGAAGGTTTTCAGTACCTCATTCGTCTTGCGCTTGCCTGCTGATGCTTTCCTTTTACTCTCATCTTCCTGTAAATTCAGCAATCTACTGTATACTCATATCATTATTGTGATAAACATTATTCATATCTACACACTACTCAAACTACACTTGGCAACACAATTGATTGATTGCAACATCATTATGAGTCATACAGAATTCTTTCCACTatcgattttttaaatatctgttcTGAACAAACAGTTATAAATGTCAACTTACTTTGAACTGAGAATCGTCACCTTCCTCCTCATCCAGCATCTCTTCCTCCATCTCCTCCATGTCTTCAAACTCCTCCACTAGGGCACCGAGCAGGTGCTGGCCAATCAAATGTACTGGCCCTGAACCCTGCAGACCATCACACAACAATTTTGAGTACATGCATGTAACATATTAAACAGTATTTACGATGTTTGTATTAGTAGATCAGACAAATGCCTCGAAGCTATCACAAGCAGGCAGTGCAACAGTCAGAACGACGTCGCACACCCGTCAAAATTACCAATGGTAATGTTTTTATCatcatataaaacaaatagatttcAGTTGGTTATATAAAAGTGTCATAtagaagaatttataaatagctTAGTACAACAATGACAGTATTATTTTCGAATCAAATTATCCTCAAGTTTTACTGCCTAATGTTATAATATCGTGTAGTATATTTACCTGTACAAGTGTGAATGTGACGGGCGCGTCAGGGAATTCAATGTCAAGGCGTGCGTGTCTCTGTTCTCCTGCCTTCAACACTGCCACAGGGATCTTGATAGTTTCTTGAAGTGACATAGCTTCAACCTGCACAAGTTTAAACATTATATATTGAACTGATCAAAACTGCACAAACATTGTGACAAATCTAGGCTTTCCTgcatttaagtatttttttgcatttacaCTTTACTGTGTACCtctgtgtatgtttgtttagtTGTAGTGTCAATGACATcagataattaattacatacagTGACTTGTCTCCTCATGACATGTTTCAAAAAAGTTGTAATGTGTAGATCAGACAAATGCCTCGAAGCTATCACAAGCAGGCAGTGCAACAGTCAGAACGACGTCGCACACCCGTCAAAATTACCAATGGTAATGTTTTTATCATCATATCAACACATCTTCAGTGACTCATACTGAGAAAAGTTAAATGTTGTCATGTCTATTTCTAATTATGCACTTCCTGTGCAAGTTCATCAAATGATTTATATGTTGTTCATGACCAGACTTGCTTTTGTTTAGTTCATGTGTTCAGTTTTATTAAGATTTCATCAATTTTTGGTCTTTTATAATAGTATTTCCTGAAACAAAACCTGAAATGAAAGCCATTTAAAGCAGATGTCAATACCTGAACTACATTGAGCTCATCAGGCTTAGCGTCTGGTCCAAGCAATGCCTGGCGTATGAGCAGCTTGTTGCTGCGCGGGTACTCCGCCTTCGCTTCGGGGTCCCATGACTCTACCGGATGTGAAGAGGACAGGGTGACACCTGAAATCGCAAAGTATAACGTTAACAACAAACCCTTACTAGAAGCATTAACATGTTAACGGTCGACGCCAAGATCTCATCACAAAAACTCGTGTTAATTTGTCATCATAACCTCAAAAGATAGAACTGCAGCCCAATACATGGATATAAACAATGATACTTTGTCGGCACACGCTCATGTTGGAGCGCATTAGGTTCCCAGAGATGTTTATCGTAGTCGCAAACCGGCGATATGTAAACTGTCACGGCTTGGACGCCGCAAATTCAAATTGCGCGCCTAACTACCACTGACTTCGCACATTTGCAACGCACCATGCGTTTGCGAAAAATCAATAGACATCATCACGCGTGGGATGAACGTTAAATACGTTACACAGAACGCTGATGCCTTATCATAGAAGAAAATTGGccatttcaaatacttgtcgAAAATGGCGGCAAGTCGTTAACTAGCTACATAAccgaaagtaacaaaaatatgatgAAAGCGTACAAGATTAAAGAGCAGCAAAATAGTAAATTATGGCTAAAACCGATATCAATAtcaaattgtgaaataaaatggCGAGAGCCGGGTGTCAAAGCCGACGCTTATTTAGTAGACATATTTAACGGCAAAGTACAATCAcaatttcgtaaataaaacaTCCAGTGCAACTAGAGTTATATCAAGAATAATACGTACCATAGAAATATTCGTCCGACATGGTGATTTCACTAATTTATTGAGATTTTTGCGACACGTTCACGTGCGATGCCGGCACACACAAATCTGGAGAACAGTGTTGCCAACAATAGATCCCAAATTTGCAATACGAAGAATTCACACCCTCTTCACTCCCCAAACTCCCCACCACCACCCTACTACATAATTAGTAGGTAACGAATGACGATTCTCCGAAAGTATATTTGGCAGTTTGCCTTCTATGATTTCTCTTAAATGACGCTTAgggataaaatattattaatatgttttatagttcagagaaaattaattaagcaaaaaatgcctttaaataaattaattgtgtgTTTACTTTATTCCAATATTAATTTCGAAGCGAGgttttatttgctattttataCCTATCTGTGCTATCCTTGTGtagagattatttttatgtagagacGACTCTTTCATCTTTAAATTGCTTTGGTAGCAATAATTTAGACTGTACTTTTACtgtacaaaacataaaacataccCTCGAAAAAGACATGGTAATCAGCTCTGAATCAATTTTGTAAGATGACACTTAAACTGTTTAAGAAAGgtttaaaaagaatataaacattttattataaactcagAACGTAGGTACCCACATATTTCGTACATAATacatggtttaaaaaaaacaccaaaATCTTATTTGTCAAG from Anticarsia gemmatalis isolate Benzon Research Colony breed Stoneville strain chromosome 24, ilAntGemm2 primary, whole genome shotgun sequence encodes the following:
- the LOC142983453 gene encoding uncharacterized protein LOC142983453 isoform X1 codes for the protein MDINNPHNQSYWFVLREDQSNVIFSSNNFTIQNPQITGQEARYIVDTGDRQYIQINEAPVVVQETVSDTCDKEIIKTKDEDNFWDRNKVRLLLTLCLEHRFKNVAKDKSLWNEIAVHLGTNADECSRKYRNLRRTYIRLLKKKRLGKDIKWVHYNTCEEVFKECKSLPPSVLEPWEEHKVRRLLTLYIENLNKFRSPDCLQKDIWKDIATQLETTEYNCYHKFKNLKRGYFNWKEKSRGTGKPIKWLYHHYFERIFYNYNPSIGPWDKNKTRLLIDAYMQLADRFKNPRFQKKELWKEISASVGEEPSDCDKKFRNLKQTYIRLKMREDTGRCITKWRYYKDFEAIYGAPTCHSSTDAGTNKLASKAQEQDYVKQLLAFYVENKERFKDPLVKKKNVWRMIAPRIGLSTEECDRKFRNLKQTYLRLAEKKKETGNTNKSNWPYYSYFEKIFDEHSPSGNTCSHIGIDNITMNEIKRVVQEVQHRKENDKFEMLVRSVEESNNIQRERNRILQALLDSK
- the LOC142983453 gene encoding uncharacterized protein LOC142983453 isoform X2; this encodes MDINNPHNQSYWFVLREDQSNVIFSSNNFTIQNPQRQEARYIVDTGDRQYIQINEAPVVVQETVSDTCDKEIIKTKDEDNFWDRNKVRLLLTLCLEHRFKNVAKDKSLWNEIAVHLGTNADECSRKYRNLRRTYIRLLKKKRLGKDIKWVHYNTCEEVFKECKSLPPSVLEPWEEHKVRRLLTLYIENLNKFRSPDCLQKDIWKDIATQLETTEYNCYHKFKNLKRGYFNWKEKSRGTGKPIKWLYHHYFERIFYNYNPSIGPWDKNKTRLLIDAYMQLADRFKNPRFQKKELWKEISASVGEEPSDCDKKFRNLKQTYIRLKMREDTGRCITKWRYYKDFEAIYGAPTCHSSTDAGTNKLASKAQEQDYVKQLLAFYVENKERFKDPLVKKKNVWRMIAPRIGLSTEECDRKFRNLKQTYLRLAEKKKETGNTNKSNWPYYSYFEKIFDEHSPSGNTCSHIGIDNITMNEIKRVVQEVQHRKENDKFEMLVRSVEESNNIQRERNRILQALLDSK
- the LOC142983454 gene encoding nucleoplasmin-like protein isoform X1; this encodes MSDEYFYGVTLSSSHPVESWDPEAKAEYPRSNKLLIRQALLGPDAKPDELNVVQVEAMSLQETIKIPVAVLKAGEQRHARLDIEFPDAPVTFTLVQGSGPVHLIGQHLLGALVEEFEDMEEMEEEMLDEEEGDDSQFKEDESKRKASAGKRKTNEDEDDEEGEPKGKKAKMSNNAKGKAPSPKKNAKK
- the LOC142983454 gene encoding nucleoplasmin-like protein isoform X2 — its product is MSDEYFYGVTLSSSHPVESWDPEAKAEYPRSNKLLIRQALLGPDAKPDELNVVQVEAMSLQETIKIPVAVLKAGEQRHARLDIEFPDAPVTFTLVQGSGPVHLIGQHLLGALVEEFEDMEEMEEEMLDEEEGDDSQFKDEDDEEGEPKGKKAKMSNNAKGKAPSPKKNAKK